The proteins below are encoded in one region of Candidatus Methanomethylophilaceae archaeon:
- the cobN gene encoding cobaltochelatase subunit CobN has translation MKAVFLSIQSMDASIFPDLAADIRESGIDVWASGYNHDAVESDPLTYHRLVEDTVEADIVFIRCMADPSKFSRFPEYEKTLRKCEGLVLFHSKNPEVRLMYRDLFAGDDKDFISMSRYADLKGKENDRALLLYAYRMMTGDEIDVPEPIVNRADGIYHAGFPKDITKEEYLGSLKEGPVAGILFPSNLWLYGNLSHVDALVDGLESRGMGAIPVFYTPSAGSVSENRPAADVAEEYFVVNGRPLIDVLLVCSPFSQLMPSAASADVPPDKNFFGKLLGVPAIQVMTYSGSFPDYEITADGPVKGDLKAMVCWPELDGQIIGVPYAETKSGVKKADPIPDRVEHICRLACNWAQLGRKKAADRKVAIIMYQVSPGSERIGNAGPLDAPASVVSLLKAMRDAGYSLGEVPEDSRELMDRILAGITYDFGNRSDQEIAEKAPAAISEKEYASWYGEIPAFDRDRMEDRWGKAPGCVASAKGKMIVPGFVCGNAIVTLQPPRGWGQGADELCHDPVLPPHHQYLAFYRWLNRSFGADAVIHMGTHGTLEWLPGRASALSGKCYPDVILDSIPNIYPYMIDDPGEGLQAKRRSEAVLVGHLNATMARAGLHDGMLRLDSLIQEYVSMGVGTAPRKNAVLEEILEAAREENLLEDLGLDENASIDDLREKIWKLHELIDEAKDALIRDGLHVLGKVPEGNLMTEFIYSMTRMANGSAPSLRESVADSMGERGKDLDAADAATMELIESIRLSGFDPDEAERICREKFPNCTDGLVVSARFVCDRLHPALEGTAGEITSVMDALAGGYVYPGPSGAPTRGNAHILPTGRNYYGLDPDTIPTRSAWEVGKNMADQMISRYIDDRGEFPREIGFIIWATDTFKSGGDDVAYILWLMGIRPIWSPDGPSVTGLEVIPLEELGRPRVDVSVRITGLFRDAFPNLIDLLDDAAKMAMALDETDEDNAIAANLRKDLVESISQGIPEDEARMRASVRIFGCPPGAYGPGVNHLIESSRWQTMKDLADSYVAWGSYAYGKGVFGRQMKDEFVRRFSKVGATVKNMPDREIDLIDIDDVYGYLGGLNAFVKAYGGDSVSYMGDSSDPNKTKLRSLGEEMKFVFRSKLLNPKYIEGMKRHGYRGAAEMVNVIEHSFGMDATSDVMDKWMYDGIAEKYLLDKDVWDWMEKENPYAAAEILDRLGEAISRGMWEADDDMKEKLERLSEMAEERLEDLTD, from the coding sequence ATGAAAGCGGTATTCCTTTCCATTCAGTCGATGGACGCATCCATTTTCCCGGATTTGGCTGCGGACATCAGAGAATCTGGCATAGACGTATGGGCCAGCGGATACAACCATGATGCCGTGGAATCGGATCCTCTGACATACCACAGGCTTGTGGAAGACACTGTCGAAGCCGACATCGTTTTCATAAGGTGCATGGCTGACCCGTCTAAATTCTCAAGGTTCCCCGAGTATGAGAAAACTCTGAGAAAATGCGAAGGTTTGGTCCTTTTCCATTCTAAAAACCCGGAAGTTCGCCTGATGTACCGGGACCTTTTCGCCGGGGACGACAAGGATTTCATCTCTATGTCCCGGTATGCAGACCTCAAGGGCAAGGAAAACGATCGCGCCCTTCTCCTGTACGCTTACCGGATGATGACCGGGGATGAGATAGATGTGCCTGAGCCAATTGTGAACAGAGCCGACGGCATATATCATGCTGGATTCCCCAAGGACATAACGAAAGAGGAATACCTCGGATCGCTGAAGGAAGGGCCCGTCGCGGGGATTCTTTTCCCTTCGAATCTATGGCTCTACGGGAACCTGAGCCACGTGGACGCTCTCGTCGATGGGTTGGAATCCCGTGGCATGGGCGCCATCCCGGTATTCTACACGCCTTCCGCCGGATCGGTCTCCGAGAACAGGCCTGCTGCGGATGTGGCAGAAGAATACTTCGTAGTGAACGGCAGACCGCTGATCGACGTGCTGCTCGTGTGCTCTCCGTTCTCGCAGCTGATGCCATCCGCGGCCTCGGCTGATGTCCCCCCTGACAAGAATTTCTTCGGAAAATTGCTGGGAGTGCCGGCGATCCAGGTGATGACATACTCCGGCTCTTTCCCCGACTACGAGATAACAGCCGACGGCCCCGTCAAAGGCGACCTGAAAGCGATGGTATGCTGGCCAGAATTGGACGGCCAGATCATCGGCGTCCCATACGCGGAAACAAAATCCGGCGTGAAGAAAGCGGATCCGATTCCGGATAGAGTTGAACACATCTGCAGATTGGCATGCAATTGGGCCCAATTGGGCAGGAAAAAAGCTGCCGACAGAAAGGTGGCGATTATCATGTACCAAGTCAGCCCCGGGTCCGAACGCATAGGAAACGCCGGGCCTTTGGATGCGCCGGCCAGCGTCGTGTCTCTGCTGAAGGCGATGAGGGATGCGGGATATTCCCTGGGCGAAGTGCCGGAGGACTCCAGAGAGCTCATGGACAGGATTCTCGCCGGGATCACATACGATTTCGGAAATAGGAGTGACCAAGAGATAGCTGAGAAGGCCCCTGCGGCCATATCCGAAAAGGAATACGCCAGCTGGTACGGGGAGATCCCTGCGTTCGACAGAGATAGGATGGAGGATCGCTGGGGGAAAGCCCCGGGATGCGTCGCATCGGCCAAAGGGAAGATGATAGTTCCCGGATTCGTATGCGGAAATGCGATAGTGACCTTGCAGCCTCCAAGAGGATGGGGCCAAGGAGCCGATGAGCTGTGCCACGATCCGGTCCTCCCTCCTCACCATCAGTACTTGGCGTTCTACAGATGGCTGAACAGATCCTTCGGAGCGGATGCCGTGATACACATGGGGACGCATGGCACCTTGGAATGGCTCCCGGGAAGGGCGTCTGCGCTCTCCGGGAAATGCTATCCGGATGTCATCCTGGATTCCATCCCGAATATCTACCCGTATATGATCGACGACCCGGGCGAAGGGCTGCAGGCGAAGAGACGCTCCGAAGCGGTTCTGGTGGGGCATCTCAACGCCACGATGGCCAGAGCCGGGCTGCATGACGGGATGCTCAGGTTGGATTCCCTTATCCAGGAGTACGTGTCGATGGGCGTCGGGACGGCTCCCAGAAAGAACGCCGTTCTCGAAGAGATTCTGGAGGCGGCCCGCGAAGAGAATCTGCTGGAAGATCTGGGACTAGATGAGAACGCGAGCATCGACGATCTGAGGGAGAAGATCTGGAAGCTCCACGAACTGATAGACGAGGCCAAGGACGCTCTGATCAGAGACGGATTGCATGTGCTGGGCAAAGTTCCCGAAGGCAATCTGATGACCGAATTCATCTACTCCATGACGAGGATGGCCAACGGAAGCGCCCCTTCGCTGAGGGAATCGGTTGCTGATTCGATGGGCGAAAGAGGAAAGGATCTGGATGCCGCCGACGCTGCCACGATGGAGCTCATAGAAAGCATCCGCCTCTCCGGTTTCGATCCTGACGAAGCGGAAAGGATCTGCAGGGAGAAATTCCCGAACTGCACTGATGGGCTTGTCGTCTCGGCAAGGTTCGTCTGCGACAGGCTGCATCCGGCTTTGGAAGGCACCGCCGGCGAGATAACTTCGGTCATGGACGCCCTGGCAGGAGGATACGTCTATCCTGGCCCCTCGGGAGCGCCCACGCGCGGCAACGCCCATATACTTCCGACAGGAAGGAACTATTACGGCCTCGACCCCGACACGATCCCCACCCGCTCGGCGTGGGAGGTCGGAAAGAACATGGCAGACCAGATGATCTCCCGCTACATCGACGACAGAGGGGAATTCCCCAGGGAGATCGGATTCATCATATGGGCCACAGACACATTCAAAAGCGGCGGCGATGACGTTGCGTATATACTCTGGCTGATGGGAATCAGACCTATCTGGTCTCCCGACGGCCCGTCGGTAACCGGCCTCGAAGTCATCCCGCTTGAAGAGCTTGGGCGCCCCAGAGTCGACGTCTCGGTCCGCATCACCGGATTGTTCAGGGATGCGTTCCCGAATCTGATAGACCTTCTGGACGATGCCGCGAAGATGGCCATGGCTTTGGACGAGACCGATGAGGACAACGCCATCGCGGCCAATCTGAGGAAAGATCTGGTGGAAAGCATAAGCCAAGGGATACCGGAGGATGAAGCACGCATGCGCGCGTCCGTGAGGATATTCGGCTGCCCTCCCGGAGCATACGGACCGGGAGTCAACCACCTGATAGAATCGAGCAGATGGCAGACCATGAAGGATCTGGCTGATTCCTATGTGGCATGGGGAAGCTACGCCTACGGCAAGGGAGTCTTCGGGAGGCAGATGAAAGACGAATTCGTAAGGCGGTTCTCCAAAGTCGGGGCTACAGTCAAGAACATGCCAGACAGAGAGATAGACCTGATAGACATCGATGACGTCTACGGATATCTGGGCGGATTGAACGCGTTCGTGAAGGCTTACGGCGGCGATTCCGTATCATACATGGGCGACAGCTCCGACCCGAACAAGACCAAGCTCCGCAGCCTCGGCGAGGAGATGAAGTTCGTCTTCCGCAGCAAGCTTCTGAACCCGAAATACATCGAAGGCATGAAAAGGCATGGATACAGGGGAGCGGCCGAGATGGTGAACGTCATCGAGCACTCCTTCGGGATGGACGCGACCTCGGATGTCATGGACAAATGGATGTACGACGGGATAGCGGAGAAATATCTCCTCGACAAGGACGTCTGGGATTGGATGGAGAAGGAGAACCCATATGCAGCCGCGGAGATACTGGACCGTCTGGGCGAGGCGATATCGCGCGGCATGTGGGAAGCCGACGACGATATGAAAGAGAAACTGGAGAGGCTCTCGGAGATGGCGGAAGAGAGGCTCGAAGACCTTACGGATTGA
- the cobN gene encoding cobaltochelatase subunit CobN, producing the protein MKIVSISIGANHGHDFDGAAIRLREEGYDVEVVGADSCDMDADVLFSRKILGDVRESGMVFIRVHGDVTYFKKFPVLEKELTKNGICAFLVCDSEGRVTNEYRRLFTGSDDDFALLIRYVVPGGENNYRAALLWALNKFGGADAALPEPEIPPAQGAYLPERHYIPIDEAIASLDGSKPKICVFFHQRFWVSNNCGGPDGMIKALRERGADAIGIFTGTYPDDDIGAMGIGALIDRYLIKDGKPAVDCAIQTMGFSQTLRPKADAFEQKCDDNMFERLGIPIIQATHLYGTEEKWRSSPYGFTSSEIAGNVVSTEYDGQIISVPIAGYEVEEDGSRRYHPIEERCSMVADMAYLWAQLGRKNNSEKKVAILLYMYPPRNDLAGGASGLDTLESVAELLKSLSAAGYYLDWIPENGRELTDRLISGITNDTSWLSDEEIESRSADRIPASDYERWLSREPDSIREKLESSWGKAPGDVHTIGDEMLIPGFIDGNVFVGFQPDRGKCDSESYHDPDSAPPHQYLGFYRWLRHTFGADAVIHVGTHGTQEWLPGKSVGLSRECFPDAVLEALPDIYPYIIDNPGEGMQAKRRGYAAVVTHMIPAMTRAEEYDEIAELESVLQLRMKATATDMSESVKETDAKIAEIVRKLSLNSDLNLPDDPDEIGRKAGDIYDYVVEIKDALIADGLHILGKAPEGELLEESVYSMVRNANGGVPSIRNAMAHDMGYEFQALLQNPSGITDGRLNGEIVDEIDARCRSAIGDIVGGKPCDLGEASSETAEFVRGFIIPAIKDTKDEIRSILDALEGRYVRPGPSGCPTRGRARILPSGRNFYSIDPDGIPWSSSWEIGRRMADQMAEKYVESNGAYPRSVGVVVWATDTMRTGGDDISYVLWLMGLRPVWSEYGGRVMGLEVVPLEELGRPRVDVTLRISGLFRDAFPNLVAMIDEGARTIANLDESDEENAMAANLRKDVLEAVLSGIPEDEARRDAQIRVFGDAPGQYGCGVNTLITNGKWKTAEDLGESYIAHGCYGYGKGYDGKAMAKQFRKRMGSLDVAVKNHNNRENDLFDMDDDYDFLGGMIAAVKASGGSAEAFMGDSSDTENLKARTLKEECAFVFRSKINNPKWLNGLKRHGFKGALEISQLFDYVMGWSATSDVIEGWMYESLAEKYVLDKETREWILKENPYAMINMLNRLEEAVYRKLWDADDEMKEKLDALSGEVEGIMEELTDP; encoded by the coding sequence ATGAAGATAGTGAGCATTTCCATAGGAGCCAATCATGGGCACGATTTCGATGGCGCCGCGATCAGGCTGCGCGAAGAAGGATACGATGTCGAGGTCGTGGGAGCAGATTCCTGCGACATGGATGCGGACGTATTGTTCAGCAGGAAAATACTCGGCGATGTTCGCGAAAGCGGCATGGTCTTCATCAGGGTCCACGGGGACGTCACTTATTTCAAAAAATTCCCGGTGCTGGAGAAGGAGCTGACCAAAAACGGAATCTGCGCGTTTCTGGTCTGCGACAGCGAAGGGCGCGTTACCAACGAATACCGCCGCCTATTCACCGGCTCGGACGATGATTTCGCGCTTCTGATAAGGTACGTTGTCCCAGGGGGAGAAAACAATTACAGGGCCGCTCTTCTTTGGGCTCTGAACAAGTTCGGAGGAGCGGATGCGGCGCTTCCGGAGCCCGAGATCCCGCCTGCCCAAGGCGCATACCTCCCTGAGAGGCATTACATCCCGATAGACGAGGCGATCGCATCTTTGGACGGCTCCAAACCTAAGATATGCGTCTTCTTCCACCAAAGATTCTGGGTCTCGAACAATTGCGGCGGCCCCGACGGAATGATAAAGGCGCTCAGGGAACGCGGCGCTGATGCCATCGGGATCTTCACGGGAACCTATCCGGACGATGACATCGGAGCGATGGGAATAGGCGCCCTGATTGACAGATATCTGATAAAAGACGGGAAGCCGGCCGTCGATTGCGCGATACAGACCATGGGTTTCTCGCAGACACTGAGGCCGAAGGCGGACGCTTTCGAGCAGAAGTGCGACGACAACATGTTCGAGAGGCTTGGCATTCCGATCATCCAGGCGACCCATCTGTATGGCACAGAGGAGAAGTGGAGATCAAGCCCCTATGGGTTCACCAGCTCTGAGATCGCCGGGAACGTCGTAAGCACGGAATACGACGGCCAGATCATCTCGGTGCCTATCGCGGGCTATGAGGTTGAGGAAGACGGCAGCCGCAGATACCATCCCATTGAAGAGAGATGCAGCATGGTCGCCGACATGGCTTATCTGTGGGCTCAGCTGGGCAGAAAAAACAATTCCGAGAAGAAAGTGGCGATTCTGCTTTACATGTATCCTCCGCGGAACGACCTTGCCGGCGGAGCCTCCGGATTGGACACCTTAGAAAGCGTGGCTGAGCTTCTGAAGTCCCTGTCTGCCGCTGGCTATTATCTCGACTGGATACCGGAGAACGGCAGGGAATTGACCGACCGTCTCATATCCGGGATAACCAACGATACATCATGGCTGTCCGATGAGGAGATCGAATCCAGATCTGCCGACAGGATCCCGGCATCCGATTATGAGAGATGGCTTTCGAGAGAGCCGGATTCCATAAGGGAGAAGCTTGAGAGCTCTTGGGGAAAGGCCCCCGGAGACGTGCATACGATCGGCGACGAAATGCTGATACCAGGATTCATAGACGGGAACGTCTTCGTAGGATTCCAGCCGGACCGCGGTAAATGCGATTCTGAAAGCTATCACGATCCAGACTCCGCTCCGCCCCACCAATATCTGGGATTCTACAGATGGCTCAGACATACGTTCGGGGCGGATGCGGTCATACACGTCGGCACCCACGGAACCCAGGAATGGCTCCCGGGAAAGAGCGTGGGGCTGTCACGCGAATGCTTCCCCGACGCGGTGCTCGAAGCCCTCCCAGACATCTATCCGTACATCATCGACAACCCCGGAGAAGGGATGCAGGCCAAGCGCAGAGGGTATGCGGCGGTAGTCACGCACATGATACCTGCGATGACCAGGGCCGAGGAATACGATGAGATAGCCGAGCTGGAATCCGTCCTTCAGCTGAGGATGAAGGCGACCGCCACCGACATGTCTGAGAGCGTGAAAGAGACTGATGCCAAGATCGCCGAGATCGTCAGGAAGCTGTCTCTGAATTCCGATCTCAACCTCCCTGACGATCCAGACGAGATCGGCAGGAAAGCCGGGGACATCTACGATTATGTCGTGGAGATCAAGGACGCCCTCATTGCGGACGGGCTCCACATCCTGGGCAAAGCTCCGGAAGGAGAGCTCCTCGAAGAATCGGTTTACAGCATGGTCAGGAACGCGAACGGCGGCGTTCCCTCGATCAGGAACGCCATGGCGCACGATATGGGCTACGAATTCCAGGCCCTCCTCCAGAACCCCTCTGGAATCACAGACGGCCGGCTGAACGGAGAGATAGTCGACGAAATAGACGCGAGATGCCGTTCCGCAATCGGGGATATCGTCGGCGGCAAGCCTTGCGATTTGGGAGAGGCATCTTCCGAAACGGCCGAGTTCGTGCGCGGGTTCATCATCCCCGCGATCAAAGATACCAAGGATGAGATCCGCAGCATATTGGATGCGCTGGAGGGCAGATACGTCCGTCCCGGGCCTTCCGGATGCCCAACGCGCGGAAGGGCCAGAATCCTTCCGTCCGGCCGCAATTTCTATTCCATCGATCCGGATGGGATCCCTTGGAGCTCCAGCTGGGAGATAGGGCGCAGGATGGCCGATCAGATGGCCGAGAAATACGTGGAATCCAACGGCGCCTATCCCAGATCGGTGGGGGTCGTCGTATGGGCCACCGACACCATGCGCACCGGGGGCGACGACATATCCTATGTGCTCTGGCTGATGGGTCTGCGCCCGGTATGGTCCGAATACGGAGGGCGCGTCATGGGATTGGAAGTTGTACCCCTGGAGGAATTGGGGCGCCCCAGAGTGGACGTGACCCTGAGGATCAGCGGCCTGTTCCGCGATGCGTTCCCGAACCTCGTCGCGATGATAGACGAGGGTGCCAGAACCATAGCCAACCTCGACGAGTCCGACGAGGAGAACGCCATGGCGGCCAACCTGAGGAAGGACGTCCTCGAGGCGGTGCTCTCGGGCATCCCGGAAGATGAGGCCAGAAGAGACGCTCAGATACGCGTGTTCGGAGACGCTCCCGGGCAATACGGATGCGGGGTCAACACTCTGATCACCAACGGAAAATGGAAGACCGCCGAAGACCTCGGCGAATCGTACATCGCCCACGGATGCTACGGATATGGGAAAGGCTACGACGGAAAAGCGATGGCGAAGCAGTTCAGGAAAAGGATGGGGTCGCTGGACGTGGCGGTCAAGAACCATAACAACAGAGAGAACGACCTCTTCGACATGGACGATGACTACGATTTCCTGGGCGGGATGATCGCAGCCGTCAAAGCCTCCGGAGGAAGCGCGGAAGCGTTCATGGGTGATTCCTCGGACACTGAGAACCTGAAAGCCCGCACACTGAAGGAGGAATGCGCTTTCGTCTTCCGCAGCAAGATAAACAATCCGAAATGGCTGAACGGGCTGAAAAGACATGGGTTCAAAGGCGCGCTGGAGATTTCCCAGCTCTTCGACTACGTGATGGGATGGAGCGCCACATCGGACGTCATAGAAGGCTGGATGTACGAATCGCTGGCCGAAAAATACGTTCTCGACAAGGAGACCAGGGAATGGATCCTCAAAGAGAACCCGTACGCGATGATTAACATGCTCAACCGCTTGGAAGAGGCCGTATACAGAAAGCTCTGGGATGCCGACGACGAAATGAAAGAGAAGTTGGATGCCCTCAGCGGCGAGGTCGAGGGCATAATGGAAGAGCTCACCGATCCCTGA
- a CDS encoding exodeoxyribonuclease VII small subunit translates to MNGEESEKYAEEVGKMSFEESISQLEKLVEKLETGGTDLDESLEIYERAVILRNHCKSVLDDGQRRIKKILETSGGITETDFE, encoded by the coding sequence ATGAACGGCGAAGAAAGCGAGAAGTATGCAGAAGAAGTCGGGAAGATGTCTTTCGAAGAGAGCATCTCGCAGCTGGAGAAGCTGGTGGAGAAGCTCGAGACTGGCGGCACCGACTTGGACGAGAGCCTTGAGATCTACGAGAGAGCGGTGATACTCAGGAACCATTGCAAGTCGGTCCTTGACGACGGGCAAAGAAGGATCAAGAAGATACTCGAGACCTCCGGTGGCATAACCGAGACGGATTTCGAATGA
- the xseA gene encoding exodeoxyribonuclease VII large subunit, with protein MSETISVTQLNNRVKTLMKHGSVNDLWVSGEISGLKKYASGHYYFTIKDDKSSVSAVLFAGNRKNMSFEPKDGDKIEAFGSADLYSQTGKYQFMVSTMRHSGVGELYIKFEELKERLKAEGLFDESRKRPLPKYPRRIGVVTSQSGAVIHDIITTSASRFPADIYLAPSQVQGDGAAKTIVAGIELLNRYGVDVIIVARGGGSLEDLWCFNEEIVARAIVASKIPVVSAVGHETDFTISDFVSDLRAPTPTGAAALILRDRSETASDVDSLMSRAGRSLETAHNMMASRFEILSAKLSPEHALDDMYMRVMNLDDLAGRADRSMQNVIAQGELRLERLMNRASIGRSADSLEHKSVRLEELSLRAARALSSASDAASARLLVAESRISPEKIRSDMRIKELRVESAFSKISSIASENSKSCGLRFSAIGSRPDAAMNNIVGRATSYVDALSRNLEGLNPLNILGRGYGLITSDDGSVITSLASMPDSGTIGIRMRDGTAKAEIKSKELKE; from the coding sequence ATGTCCGAGACGATCAGCGTCACACAGCTGAACAACCGCGTAAAGACGCTAATGAAGCACGGCAGCGTCAACGATCTGTGGGTTTCCGGAGAGATTTCCGGCCTCAAGAAGTACGCTTCTGGACATTATTATTTCACGATCAAGGACGATAAAAGCTCGGTTTCCGCGGTTCTTTTCGCCGGCAACAGAAAGAACATGTCGTTCGAGCCCAAAGACGGGGACAAAATCGAGGCTTTCGGAAGCGCAGATCTGTACAGCCAGACCGGAAAATACCAGTTCATGGTTTCGACCATGAGGCATTCGGGCGTCGGGGAACTGTACATCAAATTCGAGGAGCTCAAGGAGAGGCTGAAGGCCGAGGGGCTGTTCGACGAATCCCGCAAGCGCCCTCTGCCGAAGTATCCGCGCAGGATCGGTGTCGTAACTTCTCAGAGCGGCGCCGTCATCCATGACATAATCACCACATCAGCATCCAGATTCCCGGCGGACATCTATCTCGCGCCTTCGCAGGTCCAAGGGGATGGGGCAGCGAAGACTATAGTGGCAGGGATAGAGCTTCTCAACCGCTACGGAGTGGACGTGATAATCGTCGCCAGAGGCGGGGGATCGCTGGAAGATCTTTGGTGCTTCAACGAAGAGATAGTAGCGAGGGCAATCGTCGCATCCAAGATTCCTGTTGTCTCGGCGGTAGGCCACGAAACGGATTTCACGATATCGGATTTCGTCTCCGACCTTCGCGCTCCCACGCCGACAGGAGCTGCCGCCCTGATTCTGAGGGACAGGTCCGAGACAGCTTCAGACGTCGATTCGCTGATGTCCCGCGCTGGGAGATCGCTGGAGACCGCCCACAACATGATGGCGAGCCGTTTCGAGATCCTTTCCGCGAAGCTATCGCCGGAGCATGCTCTCGACGACATGTACATGAGAGTCATGAATCTCGACGATTTGGCCGGTCGGGCCGACAGATCTATGCAGAACGTTATCGCCCAAGGGGAGCTGCGCTTGGAGAGGCTCATGAACCGTGCTTCGATAGGCCGTTCCGCCGATTCATTGGAGCATAAATCTGTTAGATTGGAAGAGCTGTCTCTCAGGGCTGCGAGGGCGCTATCCTCAGCCTCAGACGCCGCATCCGCGCGCCTGCTGGTGGCGGAATCCAGAATATCGCCGGAGAAAATCAGATCGGATATGAGGATCAAAGAGCTCAGGGTGGAATCCGCGTTCTCTAAGATATCGTCTATCGCATCCGAGAATTCTAAATCGTGCGGGCTGCGTTTCTCGGCGATCGGAAGCAGGCCCGATGCGGCCATGAACAACATAGTTGGCAGAGCGACATCGTACGTCGACGCTCTGTCCAGGAATCTCGAGGGCCTCAACCCCCTAAACATCCTCGGGAGGGGATACGGGCTCATCACATCGGACGATGGCAGCGTAATAACCTCATTGGCATCGATGCCTGACAGCGGCACGATCGGAATACGCATGAGGGACGGGACGGCCAAAGCCGAGATCAAAAGCAAGGAGCTGAAAGAATGA
- a CDS encoding PaaI family thioesterase — protein sequence MDREELLTKLSEDTKQYADRVMDMYGAPFAREMGVEIVSVSLDRIVCEMELRPEMMNSMGRGHGAAIYALIDHAFAIASNLMYDATGQSTEVKFYRPASGKLTAVAIPINRSRSFGIFDVRAFSEEGKLIASATCTSFRIERRSSR from the coding sequence ATGGACAGGGAAGAGCTTTTGACTAAGCTGTCGGAAGACACCAAACAATACGCGGACAGGGTGATGGACATGTATGGCGCCCCATTCGCCCGCGAGATGGGGGTCGAAATCGTCTCCGTCAGCTTGGACAGAATCGTATGCGAGATGGAGCTGAGACCCGAAATGATGAACAGCATGGGCAGAGGCCACGGAGCGGCCATATATGCGCTGATCGATCACGCCTTCGCCATAGCCAGCAATCTGATGTACGACGCGACCGGCCAAAGCACGGAAGTCAAATTCTACAGGCCTGCGTCAGGGAAGCTCACCGCCGTGGCGATTCCCATCAACAGGTCCCGCTCCTTCGGAATCTTCGACGTCCGCGCGTTCTCCGAAGAAGGGAAGCTGATCGCCTCTGCCACCTGCACATCATTCCGCATAGAGAGGCGATCGTCCCGATAA